From one Triticum urartu cultivar G1812 chromosome 3, Tu2.1, whole genome shotgun sequence genomic stretch:
- the LOC125544555 gene encoding DNA-directed RNA polymerase III subunit RPC3-like, giving the protein MVSQHGILLAAGLISDHFGPLVAKVCDCLLRHGALQLTEIVRRLKLPQGQVKNSLLVLIQHNCVQAFSSPRGDRTITLYLAIFDNVLHRLRFSKFISVIRADIPESETLIEGLLQNGRLTFDQLVGRTISKVPEGTIQPAREEIRMNFNKLVYARYVERCPKAEPYFNPQEDEQSTAARRRVPKTAEEVLSLQQKVVNTATLSDPERFSEIPYGMEDASKTNDCPHNAVAGAKRKHGAFEVDEELNSTIAENEVLWRVNFEKFIFCLKKKFCADRKKPKLKVGTHPIWESFFEANLTDKDTNSVTSSTNGILEKLGQKEGTAAMTIGDIKPVLLDLQCTTSDGEEFTFDLRKMVEACRNEEIESLVKKKYGQEAFTIFRLLVTQGCAVETDQIIDTTILDKQIVHSTLYKLWNDGYIDTEKIASAAGTGYAQFFVWRAKNTFREQFIDNLYHAALNLRQMVNYIAELLLEGSKDETKLRNRKNILILALTRHDDSLMLFHDF; this is encoded by the exons atgGTGTCGCAGCATGGCATCCTCCTCGCCGCGGGCCTCATATCCGACCACTTCGGCCCCCTCGTAGCG AAGGTGTGCGACTGCCTCCTCCGCCACGGGGCGCTGCAGCTGACGGAGATTGTGCGCCGTCTCAAGCTCCCGCAGGGGCAAGTGAAGAACTCTCTCCTCGTCCTCATCCAGCACAACTGCGTTCAGGCCTTCTCATCGCCCAGAG GCGATAGGACCATCACGCTCTACTTGGCCATCTTCGACAATGTCCTGCATCGGCTGCGCTTCTCAAAGTTCATCTCTGTTATCCGCGCGGACATTCCAGAG TCAGAAACTCTTATTGAGGGATTGCTTCAGAATGGTAGGCTAACATTTGACCAACTTGTGGGACGCACAATCTCTAAAGTGCCAGAAG GCACCATCCAACCAGCAAGGGAAGAAATACGAATGAACTTCAACAAACTTGTGTATGCACGTTATGTGGAACGTTGCCCAAAAGCTGAACCCTATTTCAATCCACAGGAAGATGAACAATCTACAGCTGCAAGGAGAAGAGTTCCAAAA ACTGCCGAGGAGGTTCTTTCACTTCAGCAGAAAGTTGTCAATACTGCAACCCTTTCTGACCCAGAAAGGTTTTCTGAGATCCCATACGgcatggaggatgcatcaaagaCAAATGATTGTCCTCATAACGCTGTTGCAGGTGCTAAG CGGAAACACGGAGCCTTTGAGGTAGATGAAGAGCTCAACTCAACAATTGCAGAGAATGAAGTACTTTGGCGGGTAAATTTTGAGAAATTTATATTCTGTCTAAAGAAGAAG TTTTGTGCAGACCGAAAGAAACCAAAGCTGAAGGTTGGCACACATCCTATCTGGGAGTCATTTTTCGAAGCTAACTTAACTGACAAAGATACAAACTCTG TGACATCATCAACAAATGGTATTTTGGAGAAACTAGGACAAAAGGAAGGAACTGCAGCAATGACAATTGGTGACATAAAACCAGTCCTGCTGGATTTACAGTGTACTACTTCCGATGGGGAAGAATTTACTTTTG ATTTACGCAAAATGGTTGAAGCATGTAGAAATGAGGAG ATAGAGTCACTTGTGAAAAAGAAATACGGGCAAGAAGCTTTTACAATCTTTAGGCTATTGGTCACACAAGGTTGTGCAGTTGAGACAGATCAA ATTATTGACACAACAATTCTTGACAAGCAGATTGTTCATTCAACTTTGTACAAACTATGGAACGATGGCTACATAGATACAGAG AAAATCGCTTCCGCAGCAGGAACAGGGTACGCACAGTTTTTCGTATGGAGAGCCAAAAATACATTTCGTGAGCAGTTCATCGATAATCTCTACCATGCTGCTTTGAACTTGCGCCAGATGGTGAATTACATTGCTGAACTTCTGCTCGAG GGTTCGAAGGACGAAACAAAGCTGCGGAACAGAAAGAACATTCTGATCCTGGCCCTCACGAGACATGATGACTCTCTCATGCTGTTCCATGATTTTTGA
- the LOC125544556 gene encoding 50S ribosomal protein L15-like: MLRRASQLLRTVPTAAVFPRRLPQPHRHPLPAPPAYLLPAPRQPSYFYATESAAARPPKVPRPLRTVGSLLRLNDIRDNPGATQQKTRKGRGIGSGKGKTAGRGHKGQKARGTARFGFEGGQTPLRRRLPRRGFKNRFSLTFQPCGLGKIAKLINAGKIDSSELITMKTLKDTSAIGKQIKDGIRLMGRGAEEIKWPIHLEVSRATARAKAAVEAAGGTVRLVYYNKLGFRALLKPEWFAKKGRLIPKAARPPPKQRDKVDSIGRLPAPTKPLPFTPEELEFTAKREAAKVIAA, encoded by the exons ATGTTGCGCCGCGCCTCCCAGCTCCTCCGCACCGTCCCCACCGCCGCCGTGTTCCCCCGCCGCCTCCCGCAACCGCACCGGCACCCGCTTCCAGCCCCACCCGCCTATCTCCTCCCCGCCCCCAGGCAACCATCGTACTTCTACGCCACCGAGTCAGCGGCGGCGCGGCCACCAAAGGTGCCGCGGCCACTGAGGACGGTGGGGAGCCTGCTGAGGCTGAACGACATCCGCGACAACCCCGGCGCGACGCAGCAGAAGACGCGCAAGGGCCGCGGGATCGGCTCCGGGAAGGGCAAGACGGCGGGGCGCGGGCACAAGGGCCAGAAGGCGCGCGGCACCGCTCGCTTCGGCTTCGAGGGCGGCCAGACCCCGCTgcgccgccgtctcccccgccgCGGCTTCAAGAACCGCTTCTCGCTCACGTTCCAG CCCTGTGGACTGGGAAAAATTGCGAAGCTCATCAATGCTGGAAAAATTGATTCCTCTGAATTGATCACAATGAAGACACTGAAG GATACAAGTGCCATTGGAAAACAAATAAAGGATGGGATTCGGTTAATGGGCCGTGGTGCAGAAGAAATCAAATGGCCAATTCACCTCGAG GTATCAAGGGCGACCGCAAGGGCGAAAGCTGCAGTTGAAGCAGCAGGTGGAACTGTAAGATTGGTGTACTACAACAAGCTTGGGTTCAGGGCACTACTCAAACCTGAATGGTTTGCAAAGAAGGGCCGCCTTATACCAAAAGCGGCGAGGCCTCCACCCAAGCAACGAGACAAGGTTGATAGCATTGGCCGACTACCTGCTCCCACAAAGCCACTTCCCTTCACACCGGAGGAATTAGAGTTTACTGCCAAGCGTGAAGCTGCTAAAGTGATCGCTGCATAG